The sequence CGCTGCGCGACATGACGGTGCCGCCCGTGTTCGGAGACACGCGTCGTGAGGTGGTACCCGATGCGGTGGCCTTGCCGCGGCTGTTCGTGGCGTGCCGCACACCGGTGTTCGGCACCGATGGCTACTATGCTGCCAGTCTCGCGGCGGCCGTGCTCGGTCTCCGCACCGGCTGTCGCCTCGAACAGTCGCTCGTGCGTCGTCAGCGGGTGGCATCCCAGGCCAGCGCCTTCACCTATGATCTGGCCAAAGGCAGCGATCTGTTGGTGATCGACGCCACCGCGCACCCCGGTGTGTCACCGGAACAGCTCGAGGCTGCCGTTCTCGCGGAACTCGACCTCATGCACCGGGATGGCGTGCGGGAAGCCGAAGTGACCCGCGCGCGTGCGCTCATCGAAACCAGTTTCGTCACCAGCATGCAGTCGGCGGCCGAACGTGCTGACCAGCTCTCCCGTTTTGCCACCTATTTCGGTGATTCGACACTCGTGAACACGCAGGTTGCGCGCTATCGCGCCACATCGGCCGCCGACGTCTCCGCCCTGGCCCGCGAACGCCTGGGCCCCGACAATCGCGTCCTGCTGCTGTACGTCCCCGGCGAAACGGATGAGCAGGAAGCCGAAGTGCTCGCCGAGGCCTCGGCATGAGCGCGGATCTCGCCCCATCGCGTCCGGGACCGGGAGAACCGCGCCCGTATCGCTTTCCCGCCTTCGAAACGCGTGTGCTGCCCAATGGCCTGCGGGTGACCGTGGCGCCGGTGCATGCCTATCCGGTGGTGACCACCCTAGCGGTGATCGAGGCCGGGGCCACGCGCGATCCGCGTGACGACGAAGGCCTGGCCCGACTCGTGACCCGCGCGCTCACCGAAGGCACGCAGCACATGGACGCGCTGGCCCTGGCCACGCGACTCGAGATGCTCGGCACCACGCTCGATACCGGTGCCGACTGGGATTCGGCCATCGCGCAGCTCACCGCGCTGTCGTCACGTATCGACGATGCGATGGCGGTGCTGGCCGAGGTGCTGCGGAACCCGGCGTTTCCGGAGGAAGAGCTGGAACGGCTGCGGGCCGAGCGTCTGGCCGATCTCGCCCAGTTGCGGGCCGAACCGCGTGGACTGGCCGACGTGTTCTTCACGCGGTTGTTGTACGAGCCGGGTTCGCGGTTCGCGCGTCTCGCCGGTGGAGACGAGCGCAGCACCGCGCGGCTCACGCGCGAACGTGTGGACACGTTTCATGCCCGGTGTTACCGGCCCGATGCCACGGCCCTCATGATCGTGGGCGACATCGACGTGGAACACGCGGTGCAGTTGGCGACCACACATTTTGGCGACTGGACGGGCAGCGCTCCGCCATTGGCCGAACCCCTCAGTGGCCAGCGGCATCAGGAGCCGCATGTGCATCTGGTGCACAAGAGCGGCGCGCCGCAGTCGGAAGTGCGTGTCGGTCACGTGGCCATTCCGCGTCTGCACGAGGACTACTTCCCGGTGGTCGTGATGAATGCGATCCTCGGCGGTCTCTTCTCCTCGCGTCTCAACCTCAATCTGCGCGAGGAGCACGCGTACACCTACGGCGCCCATTCGGCGTTCGACTGGCGCCGTGCGGCGAGTCCGTTCGAGATCTCCACGGCGGTGGAGACGGCGGTCACGGCCGACGCGCTGCGCGAGATCGTGCATGAATTCACGCGCATCCGGGAAGCGCCGGTGTCCGACGCGGAGCTGTCGCTGGCGATCAGTTATCTGGTGGGGGTGTTCCCCATCCGTTTCGAAACGACCGCGGAAGTGGCCGGCGGATTGGCGAACGTGGAGATCTTCCGTCTGCCGCCCGACTATTTCGATACGTATCGCGACCGTGTGGCGGCCGTGACGGCCGCCGATGTGCTGCGTGTGGCCCGCGCGCATCTCGATCCATCGCGCCTGCAGGTCGTGGTGGTGGGTGATGCCGATGCCATCCGTGAGCCGATTGCCGCTCTGGGGCTCGGACCGATTAGTGTGTACGAGCCCAATGAAGACGACGAAGTCGTCGCCCCGGTCTGATCGATTCCGATCGACCGGGTCCACCGTCCTTCCGCAACCACCGTCGTGAGTCCAGCCAGGAAGTCCGTCGCCTCCGTGAAGCCTCCCAAGTCGCCGCTGTACGAGGTGCGCCGTTCGAAAATCCAGGGTCGTGGCGCCTTTGCGATCAAACCGATCCGGAAGGGTCAGCGCATCGACGAGTACTGGGGCGAAGCCATCACCCACGAGGAGGCGGACCGTCGGTACGACGACAACAATGGACGGCATCACACGTTCCTCTTCGTACTCGACGACGACACGGTGATCGATGCGCGCCGCAAGGGCACGGATGCGCGGTACATCAATCATTCGTGCGAACCGAATTGCGAAACGATCATCGAGGACGGCCACATCTACATCAAGGCGATCAAGGCGATCAAGCCGGATGAAGAGCTGGTGTACGACTATCGGTTCGAGTGGCAGGATGAGTACGAACCGGAAGACGTGCGCTACTACGGTTGCCGCTGCGGATCGAAGAAGTGTCGCGGGACGATTCTGCGGGTGCCGGTGTATCTGCGTCCCACCATCCGGGAGTGGCTCGCCGGCAACGATGTGAAGAAGCCGCGCAAGCCGGCGCGCAAGAAAGCGGCGAAGAAGGTCGCGAAGAAAGCTGTCAAGAAAGCTGCCAAGAAAACCGCGAAGAAGGCGGCCGGGCGTCATCCGCATGTCGCCGAACGGCATGCCACGCGCACGGTGAAGCGGTGAGCGACGAGCGCGATCCGGTCGGCGACGCCGTCGGCGCTGCCGTCGGCAAGGTCGACGGAACGCGGGTGTACAGCGGGCGGATCATTTCCGTCGATCTCGATCGGGTGCGCTTCCCGGATGGTTCGATCGGCTCCCTGGAGATGATCCGCCATCCGGGCGCCAGTGCGGTGGTTCCGGTCCTGGGGCCGATGCGTGCCGATCCGACGGTGCTGCTGATCCGGCAGTACCGGTATGCCGCCGAAGGGTATCTGTACGAAGTGCCGGCCGGTCGGCTCGATCCGGGGGAGTCGCCGGCGCAGTGTGCGCATCGCGAATTGCAGGAGGAAACCGGGTACACCGCGGCGCAGGTGGATCACCTGTTCACCATGTATACGACGCCCGGCTTCACGGACGAAAAGATCCACCTGTTTCTGGCCACCGGGCTGGAGGCGGGTGAGGCCCACCGGGAAGCGGATGAGTTCGTCGAACTGGCGCCCATGCCGCTGTCAGAAGCCCTGGCTCTCATCAAGAATGGGGAAATCCAGGACGCCAAAACGGCGCTGGCGCTGTTCTATGCGGCAGCATTTCGGATTTCCTGAGCCGAATTGACGCGCCGGGTGTCCACTTTATCGGACGTCCGGGCGGGAAATGGGGACGTTTTCGTCTGATCCGTCGATGTCGTGACGGCGGGCACAGATAGCCAAGTAATTGATATGCATAGTGTTGCGTCGGAATGTTCCCAAAAGTTCCCGACGGCACGCGCCATGCGATACCAGACCGTGCGCACCGACCGATGATCGGGATGTCCGCCCGCCAGGACGGTTGCGCCGCGAGCGCGCAGGACCTTTGGCTCGCGTCACCGCAGGAGGAGGGCTCGACTCATGGCTTTGGCCGCACTGACCCGCACGCAGCGGACCCCACAGCAGACCCAGACGGTGCCGGTGCGCGAACATCTGCGCACGCTCGATGATGGGGATGTGGTGTCGGCCTTCCTCGGTGGCGAGGAACGTGCGTTCGAGGAGCTCGTCGACCGGTACCAGGGGCGGCTCCTCAACTTCGTCTACCGCACCATCGGCGATCGGGACCGCGCCGAGGATCTGGTGCAGGAAGTCTTCATCCGGGTGTATCGCCACATCGCGCGCTTCGATCGCTCGAAGAAGTTCTCGACGTGGATCTACACCATCGCCTCGAATCTGGCCAAGAACGAGCTGCGCAACCGCTCGCGCAATCCGCTCGTGC comes from Gemmatimonas aurantiaca and encodes:
- a CDS encoding pitrilysin family protein, producing MSADLAPSRPGPGEPRPYRFPAFETRVLPNGLRVTVAPVHAYPVVTTLAVIEAGATRDPRDDEGLARLVTRALTEGTQHMDALALATRLEMLGTTLDTGADWDSAIAQLTALSSRIDDAMAVLAEVLRNPAFPEEELERLRAERLADLAQLRAEPRGLADVFFTRLLYEPGSRFARLAGGDERSTARLTRERVDTFHARCYRPDATALMIVGDIDVEHAVQLATTHFGDWTGSAPPLAEPLSGQRHQEPHVHLVHKSGAPQSEVRVGHVAIPRLHEDYFPVVVMNAILGGLFSSRLNLNLREEHAYTYGAHSAFDWRRAASPFEISTAVETAVTADALREIVHEFTRIREAPVSDAELSLAISYLVGVFPIRFETTAEVAGGLANVEIFRLPPDYFDTYRDRVAAVTAADVLRVARAHLDPSRLQVVVVGDADAIREPIAALGLGPISVYEPNEDDEVVAPV
- a CDS encoding SET domain-containing protein-lysine N-methyltransferase; the protein is MKPPKSPLYEVRRSKIQGRGAFAIKPIRKGQRIDEYWGEAITHEEADRRYDDNNGRHHTFLFVLDDDTVIDARRKGTDARYINHSCEPNCETIIEDGHIYIKAIKAIKPDEELVYDYRFEWQDEYEPEDVRYYGCRCGSKKCRGTILRVPVYLRPTIREWLAGNDVKKPRKPARKKAAKKVAKKAVKKAAKKTAKKAAGRHPHVAERHATRTVKR
- a CDS encoding NUDIX hydrolase; translated protein: MSDERDPVGDAVGAAVGKVDGTRVYSGRIISVDLDRVRFPDGSIGSLEMIRHPGASAVVPVLGPMRADPTVLLIRQYRYAAEGYLYEVPAGRLDPGESPAQCAHRELQEETGYTAAQVDHLFTMYTTPGFTDEKIHLFLATGLEAGEAHREADEFVELAPMPLSEALALIKNGEIQDAKTALALFYAAAFRIS
- a CDS encoding sigma-70 family RNA polymerase sigma factor, with the translated sequence MALAALTRTQRTPQQTQTVPVREHLRTLDDGDVVSAFLGGEERAFEELVDRYQGRLLNFVYRTIGDRDRAEDLVQEVFIRVYRHIARFDRSKKFSTWIYTIASNLAKNELRNRSRNPLVLFQTIKAKFEDEDRPLQFEDVHTRPDDLFRKRHLREMVEQSVGQLPSHHREVFVLRELEGKSYEEIAEITGVNLGTVKSRLNRARTAFAEIIAPLVR